In Mauremys reevesii isolate NIE-2019 linkage group 8, ASM1616193v1, whole genome shotgun sequence, a single genomic region encodes these proteins:
- the MPL gene encoding thrombopoietin receptor isoform X1 → MGAQLCQEQPLFLVAGLLLSLLTPALSPAPVTSEDVALLGEVSETIRCFSRSFEDLTCFWDEEEAQHGNHTYRFYYTYNGEKAKQCVLAVQRRSGSGRRYVCVFPSSHEVRLFTQLCIRVLDTPGNQTKYSREVTVETVGLIAPPVNITVIWTGAAGELQVSWEPPATEYTELFIYEILYCIVGSMESPCRKQVHSTRACVLHPLQPGAKYHIRIRTKPDGLSLDGFWGPWSQAVAAETPRSSGEIGLRCFTSDLRWVQCEWTWDSADSNSSHSLFYRSQGSSDASRGQAWQRCQEHSARPQNTHACMFQPRNDSDIFILVNISRRHPEPVLSYFGEPFRMHQAVLTSPPRILQANISGGQLRLQWAPPEEELAEYMVYQIRYSVENSLDWKVLQIQHAANSETLDLRAGPRYLLQVRAKPNGQQLQGFWSAWSETIVVESPSGAGSKDTGEPDAFTASFSVPGWIILSLTITLLFFVGLLGLRCSFPSAYSSVKRKLWPPAPDLHRVLGTFLTDDRKQQQANTSFYNKPLEDVILPCLLEVLSERKGAETPPEPTLLKTACPGSGIPEGPEDEEASNLSSPHQDYMVLHPSSPTGSRYENEYLDNRGEGDDIYLRGLAVLLLHVPDAHSELRQDRAEIQYNAQVPSSLQAEHVPLEGPVDSEEEDWECPCSGKQSMSTTDISNESYLLMSSWEQQPFL, encoded by the exons ATGTGGCTCTCCTGGGAGAGGTTTCTGAGACCATTCGCTGCTTCTCCCGATCTTTTGAAGACCTCACCTGTTTCTGGGATGAGGAGGAGGCACAGCATGGGAACCACACGTACCGCTTCTACTACACCTACAATGG ggaGAAGGCCAAGCAGTGCGTGCTGGCTGTGCAGAGACGGAGCGGCAGCGGCAGACGTTACGTCTGCGTCTTCCCCAGCAGCCATGAGGTGCGGCTCTTCACACAGCTCTGCATCCGCGTGCTAGACACACCCGGCAACCAGACCAAGTACTCCCGGGAAGTCACCGTGGAGACGGTTG GGCTCATTGCTCCCCCTGTGAATATAACGGTCATCTGGACTGgggcagctggggagctgcaggtgaGCTGGGAACCCCCAGCTACTGAATACACCGAGCTCTTCATCTATGAGATCCTCTACTGCATTGTGGGCTCCATGGAATCACCCTGCCGG AAGCAAGTGCATAGCACCAGGGCTTGTGTcctccaccccctgcagcccggggccAAGTACCACATCCGGATCCGCACCAAGCCAGATGGCTTGTCCCTGGATGGATTCTGGGGCCCCTGGTCTCAGGCAGTGGCTGCTGAAACACCCCGCTCCTCAG GAGAGATCGGGCTGCGTTGTTTCACCTCTGACCTGCGGTGGGTGCAGTGTGAGTGGACCTGGGATTCTGCAGATTCCAACAGCTCCCACAGCCTCTTCTATCGGTCCCAAGGGAGCAGTGATGCCTCCAG AGGCCAGGCTTGGCAGCGCTGTCAAGAGCACAGTGCAAGGCCCCAGAACACCCATGCCTGCATGTTCCAGCCCAGGAATGACAGTGACATCTTCATCTTGGTGAATATCTCTCGGAGGCACCCTGAACCAGTCCTCAGCTACTTTGGGGAGCCGTTCCGGATGCACCAGGCCG TGCTCACCAGTCCCCCAAGGATCttgcaggccaacatcagtggtGGGCAGCTGAGGCTGCAGTGGGCCCCACCAGAGGAGGAATTGGCAGAGTACATGGTGTATCAGATCCGCTACTCGGTGGAGAACAGCCTGGACTGGAAG GTCCTGCAGATCCAGCATGCGGCCAACAGTGAGACCCTGGACCTGCGTGCTGGCCCCCGCTACCTCCTCCAGGTGCGAGCCAAGCCCAATGGGCAGCAGCTCCAGGGGTTCTGGAGTGCCTGGTCAGAGACCATCGTGGTGGAGTCCCCATCTGGAGCAG GCAGCAAGGACACTGGGGAGCCTGATGCATTCACTGCTTCCTTCTCTGTCCCCGGCTGGATAATACTGAGCCTTACCATCACACTGCTCTTCTTTGTGGGACTCCTGGGGCTGAGGTGCTCTTTTCCCTCTGCGTACAG CAGCGTGAAGCGAAAGCTCTGGCCTCCTGCCCCAGATCTGCATCGCGTCCTGGGCACTTTCCTCACTGACgacagaaagcagcagcag GCAAACACTTCATTCTACAACAAGCCCTTGGAAGATGTGATCCTACCCTGCCTCCTGGAAGTCCTTTCTGAGAGGAAGGGGGCTGAGactcccccagagcccaccctGCTGAAGACAGCATGCCCAGGGTCTGGCATCCCAGAGGGCCCCGAGGATGAAGAGGCTAGCAATCTCTCCTCTCCTCATCAGGACTACATGGTGCTgcatcccagcagccccacaggcagccgCTACGAGAACGAGTACCTGGACaacagaggggagggggatgatATCTACCTTAGGGGTCTCGCTGTGCTCCTGCTCCATGTCCCAGATGCTCACTCAGAGCTCCGGCAGGACCGGGCTGAGATCCAGTACAACGCACAGGTGCCTAGCAGCCTCCAGGCTGAACACGTGCCTTTAGAGGGGCCTGTAGACTCTGAGGAGGAGGACTGGGAGTGCCCATGCTCCGGGAAGCAGTCCATGTCCACTACAGACATTTCTAACGAGTCCTACCTGCTgatgagcagctgggagcagcagccctTCCTCTGA
- the MPL gene encoding thrombopoietin receptor isoform X4 — protein sequence MCSHCTCLWPTDVALLGEVSETIRCFSRSFEDLTCFWDEEEAQHGNHTYRFYYTYNGEKAKQCVLAVQRRSGSGRRYVCVFPSSHEVRLFTQLCIRVLDTPGNQTKYSREVTVETVGLIAPPVNITVIWTGAAGELQVSWEPPATEYTELFIYEILYCIVGSMESPCRKQVHSTRACVLHPLQPGAKYHIRIRTKPDGLSLDGFWGPWSQAVAAETPRSSGEIGLRCFTSDLRWVQCEWTWDSADSNSSHSLFYRSQGSSDASRGQAWQRCQEHSARPQNTHACMFQPRNDSDIFILVNISRRHPEPVLSYFGEPFRMHQAVLTSPPRILQANISGGQLRLQWAPPEEELAEYMVYQIRYSVENSLDWKVLQIQHAANSETLDLRAGPRYLLQVRAKPNGQQLQGFWSAWSETIVVESPSGAGSKDTGEPDAFTASFSVPGWIILSLTITLLFFVGLLGLRCSFPSAYSSVKRKLWPPAPDLHRVLGTFLTDDRKQQQANTSFYNKPLEDVILPCLLEVLSERKGAETPPEPTLLKTACPGSGIPEGPEDEEASNLSSPHQDYMVLHPSSPTGSRYENEYLDNRGEGDDIYLRGLAVLLLHVPDAHSELRQDRAEIQYNAQVPSSLQAEHVPLEGPVDSEEEDWECPCSGKQSMSTTDISNESYLLMSSWEQQPFL from the exons ATGTGGCTCTCCTGGGAGAGGTTTCTGAGACCATTCGCTGCTTCTCCCGATCTTTTGAAGACCTCACCTGTTTCTGGGATGAGGAGGAGGCACAGCATGGGAACCACACGTACCGCTTCTACTACACCTACAATGG ggaGAAGGCCAAGCAGTGCGTGCTGGCTGTGCAGAGACGGAGCGGCAGCGGCAGACGTTACGTCTGCGTCTTCCCCAGCAGCCATGAGGTGCGGCTCTTCACACAGCTCTGCATCCGCGTGCTAGACACACCCGGCAACCAGACCAAGTACTCCCGGGAAGTCACCGTGGAGACGGTTG GGCTCATTGCTCCCCCTGTGAATATAACGGTCATCTGGACTGgggcagctggggagctgcaggtgaGCTGGGAACCCCCAGCTACTGAATACACCGAGCTCTTCATCTATGAGATCCTCTACTGCATTGTGGGCTCCATGGAATCACCCTGCCGG AAGCAAGTGCATAGCACCAGGGCTTGTGTcctccaccccctgcagcccggggccAAGTACCACATCCGGATCCGCACCAAGCCAGATGGCTTGTCCCTGGATGGATTCTGGGGCCCCTGGTCTCAGGCAGTGGCTGCTGAAACACCCCGCTCCTCAG GAGAGATCGGGCTGCGTTGTTTCACCTCTGACCTGCGGTGGGTGCAGTGTGAGTGGACCTGGGATTCTGCAGATTCCAACAGCTCCCACAGCCTCTTCTATCGGTCCCAAGGGAGCAGTGATGCCTCCAG AGGCCAGGCTTGGCAGCGCTGTCAAGAGCACAGTGCAAGGCCCCAGAACACCCATGCCTGCATGTTCCAGCCCAGGAATGACAGTGACATCTTCATCTTGGTGAATATCTCTCGGAGGCACCCTGAACCAGTCCTCAGCTACTTTGGGGAGCCGTTCCGGATGCACCAGGCCG TGCTCACCAGTCCCCCAAGGATCttgcaggccaacatcagtggtGGGCAGCTGAGGCTGCAGTGGGCCCCACCAGAGGAGGAATTGGCAGAGTACATGGTGTATCAGATCCGCTACTCGGTGGAGAACAGCCTGGACTGGAAG GTCCTGCAGATCCAGCATGCGGCCAACAGTGAGACCCTGGACCTGCGTGCTGGCCCCCGCTACCTCCTCCAGGTGCGAGCCAAGCCCAATGGGCAGCAGCTCCAGGGGTTCTGGAGTGCCTGGTCAGAGACCATCGTGGTGGAGTCCCCATCTGGAGCAG GCAGCAAGGACACTGGGGAGCCTGATGCATTCACTGCTTCCTTCTCTGTCCCCGGCTGGATAATACTGAGCCTTACCATCACACTGCTCTTCTTTGTGGGACTCCTGGGGCTGAGGTGCTCTTTTCCCTCTGCGTACAG CAGCGTGAAGCGAAAGCTCTGGCCTCCTGCCCCAGATCTGCATCGCGTCCTGGGCACTTTCCTCACTGACgacagaaagcagcagcag GCAAACACTTCATTCTACAACAAGCCCTTGGAAGATGTGATCCTACCCTGCCTCCTGGAAGTCCTTTCTGAGAGGAAGGGGGCTGAGactcccccagagcccaccctGCTGAAGACAGCATGCCCAGGGTCTGGCATCCCAGAGGGCCCCGAGGATGAAGAGGCTAGCAATCTCTCCTCTCCTCATCAGGACTACATGGTGCTgcatcccagcagccccacaggcagccgCTACGAGAACGAGTACCTGGACaacagaggggagggggatgatATCTACCTTAGGGGTCTCGCTGTGCTCCTGCTCCATGTCCCAGATGCTCACTCAGAGCTCCGGCAGGACCGGGCTGAGATCCAGTACAACGCACAGGTGCCTAGCAGCCTCCAGGCTGAACACGTGCCTTTAGAGGGGCCTGTAGACTCTGAGGAGGAGGACTGGGAGTGCCCATGCTCCGGGAAGCAGTCCATGTCCACTACAGACATTTCTAACGAGTCCTACCTGCTgatgagcagctgggagcagcagccctTCCTCTGA
- the MPL gene encoding thrombopoietin receptor isoform X2, with translation MGAQLCQEQPLFLVAGLLLSLLTPALSPAPVTSEDVALLGEVSETIRCFSRSFEDLTCFWDEEEAQHGNHTYRFYYTYNGEKAKQCVLAVQRRSGSGRRYVCVFPSSHEVRLFTQLCIRVLDTPGNQTKYSREVTVETVGLIAPPVNITVIWTGAAGELQVSWEPPATEYTELFIYEILYCIVGSMESPCRQVHSTRACVLHPLQPGAKYHIRIRTKPDGLSLDGFWGPWSQAVAAETPRSSGEIGLRCFTSDLRWVQCEWTWDSADSNSSHSLFYRSQGSSDASRGQAWQRCQEHSARPQNTHACMFQPRNDSDIFILVNISRRHPEPVLSYFGEPFRMHQAVLTSPPRILQANISGGQLRLQWAPPEEELAEYMVYQIRYSVENSLDWKVLQIQHAANSETLDLRAGPRYLLQVRAKPNGQQLQGFWSAWSETIVVESPSGAGSKDTGEPDAFTASFSVPGWIILSLTITLLFFVGLLGLRCSFPSAYSSVKRKLWPPAPDLHRVLGTFLTDDRKQQQANTSFYNKPLEDVILPCLLEVLSERKGAETPPEPTLLKTACPGSGIPEGPEDEEASNLSSPHQDYMVLHPSSPTGSRYENEYLDNRGEGDDIYLRGLAVLLLHVPDAHSELRQDRAEIQYNAQVPSSLQAEHVPLEGPVDSEEEDWECPCSGKQSMSTTDISNESYLLMSSWEQQPFL, from the exons ATGTGGCTCTCCTGGGAGAGGTTTCTGAGACCATTCGCTGCTTCTCCCGATCTTTTGAAGACCTCACCTGTTTCTGGGATGAGGAGGAGGCACAGCATGGGAACCACACGTACCGCTTCTACTACACCTACAATGG ggaGAAGGCCAAGCAGTGCGTGCTGGCTGTGCAGAGACGGAGCGGCAGCGGCAGACGTTACGTCTGCGTCTTCCCCAGCAGCCATGAGGTGCGGCTCTTCACACAGCTCTGCATCCGCGTGCTAGACACACCCGGCAACCAGACCAAGTACTCCCGGGAAGTCACCGTGGAGACGGTTG GGCTCATTGCTCCCCCTGTGAATATAACGGTCATCTGGACTGgggcagctggggagctgcaggtgaGCTGGGAACCCCCAGCTACTGAATACACCGAGCTCTTCATCTATGAGATCCTCTACTGCATTGTGGGCTCCATGGAATCACCCTGCCGG CAAGTGCATAGCACCAGGGCTTGTGTcctccaccccctgcagcccggggccAAGTACCACATCCGGATCCGCACCAAGCCAGATGGCTTGTCCCTGGATGGATTCTGGGGCCCCTGGTCTCAGGCAGTGGCTGCTGAAACACCCCGCTCCTCAG GAGAGATCGGGCTGCGTTGTTTCACCTCTGACCTGCGGTGGGTGCAGTGTGAGTGGACCTGGGATTCTGCAGATTCCAACAGCTCCCACAGCCTCTTCTATCGGTCCCAAGGGAGCAGTGATGCCTCCAG AGGCCAGGCTTGGCAGCGCTGTCAAGAGCACAGTGCAAGGCCCCAGAACACCCATGCCTGCATGTTCCAGCCCAGGAATGACAGTGACATCTTCATCTTGGTGAATATCTCTCGGAGGCACCCTGAACCAGTCCTCAGCTACTTTGGGGAGCCGTTCCGGATGCACCAGGCCG TGCTCACCAGTCCCCCAAGGATCttgcaggccaacatcagtggtGGGCAGCTGAGGCTGCAGTGGGCCCCACCAGAGGAGGAATTGGCAGAGTACATGGTGTATCAGATCCGCTACTCGGTGGAGAACAGCCTGGACTGGAAG GTCCTGCAGATCCAGCATGCGGCCAACAGTGAGACCCTGGACCTGCGTGCTGGCCCCCGCTACCTCCTCCAGGTGCGAGCCAAGCCCAATGGGCAGCAGCTCCAGGGGTTCTGGAGTGCCTGGTCAGAGACCATCGTGGTGGAGTCCCCATCTGGAGCAG GCAGCAAGGACACTGGGGAGCCTGATGCATTCACTGCTTCCTTCTCTGTCCCCGGCTGGATAATACTGAGCCTTACCATCACACTGCTCTTCTTTGTGGGACTCCTGGGGCTGAGGTGCTCTTTTCCCTCTGCGTACAG CAGCGTGAAGCGAAAGCTCTGGCCTCCTGCCCCAGATCTGCATCGCGTCCTGGGCACTTTCCTCACTGACgacagaaagcagcagcag GCAAACACTTCATTCTACAACAAGCCCTTGGAAGATGTGATCCTACCCTGCCTCCTGGAAGTCCTTTCTGAGAGGAAGGGGGCTGAGactcccccagagcccaccctGCTGAAGACAGCATGCCCAGGGTCTGGCATCCCAGAGGGCCCCGAGGATGAAGAGGCTAGCAATCTCTCCTCTCCTCATCAGGACTACATGGTGCTgcatcccagcagccccacaggcagccgCTACGAGAACGAGTACCTGGACaacagaggggagggggatgatATCTACCTTAGGGGTCTCGCTGTGCTCCTGCTCCATGTCCCAGATGCTCACTCAGAGCTCCGGCAGGACCGGGCTGAGATCCAGTACAACGCACAGGTGCCTAGCAGCCTCCAGGCTGAACACGTGCCTTTAGAGGGGCCTGTAGACTCTGAGGAGGAGGACTGGGAGTGCCCATGCTCCGGGAAGCAGTCCATGTCCACTACAGACATTTCTAACGAGTCCTACCTGCTgatgagcagctgggagcagcagccctTCCTCTGA
- the MPL gene encoding thrombopoietin receptor isoform X3 produces MGAQLCQEQPLFLVAGLLLSLLTPALSPAPVTSEDVALLGEVSETIRCFSRSFEDLTCFWDEEEAQHGNHTYRFYYTYNGEKAKQCVLAVQRRSGSGRRYVCVFPSSHEVRLFTQLCIRVLDTPGNQTKYSREVTVETVGLIAPPVNITVIWTGAAGELQVSWEPPATEYTELFIYEILYCIVGSMESPCRKQVHSTRACVLHPLQPGAKYHIRIRTKPDGLSLDGFWGPWSQAVAAETPRSSGEIGLRCFTSDLRWVQCEWTWDSADSNSSHSLFYRSQGSSDASRGQAWQRCQEHSARPQNTHACMFQPRNDSDIFILVNISRRHPEPVLSYFGEPFRMHQAVLTSPPRILQANISGGQLRLQWAPPEEELAEYMVYQIRYSVENSLDWKVLQIQHAANSETLDLRAGPRYLLQVRAKPNGQQLQGFWSAWSETIVVESPSGAGSKDTGEPDAFTASFSVPGWIILSLTITLLFFVGLLGLRCSFPSAYSVKRKLWPPAPDLHRVLGTFLTDDRKQQQANTSFYNKPLEDVILPCLLEVLSERKGAETPPEPTLLKTACPGSGIPEGPEDEEASNLSSPHQDYMVLHPSSPTGSRYENEYLDNRGEGDDIYLRGLAVLLLHVPDAHSELRQDRAEIQYNAQVPSSLQAEHVPLEGPVDSEEEDWECPCSGKQSMSTTDISNESYLLMSSWEQQPFL; encoded by the exons ATGTGGCTCTCCTGGGAGAGGTTTCTGAGACCATTCGCTGCTTCTCCCGATCTTTTGAAGACCTCACCTGTTTCTGGGATGAGGAGGAGGCACAGCATGGGAACCACACGTACCGCTTCTACTACACCTACAATGG ggaGAAGGCCAAGCAGTGCGTGCTGGCTGTGCAGAGACGGAGCGGCAGCGGCAGACGTTACGTCTGCGTCTTCCCCAGCAGCCATGAGGTGCGGCTCTTCACACAGCTCTGCATCCGCGTGCTAGACACACCCGGCAACCAGACCAAGTACTCCCGGGAAGTCACCGTGGAGACGGTTG GGCTCATTGCTCCCCCTGTGAATATAACGGTCATCTGGACTGgggcagctggggagctgcaggtgaGCTGGGAACCCCCAGCTACTGAATACACCGAGCTCTTCATCTATGAGATCCTCTACTGCATTGTGGGCTCCATGGAATCACCCTGCCGG AAGCAAGTGCATAGCACCAGGGCTTGTGTcctccaccccctgcagcccggggccAAGTACCACATCCGGATCCGCACCAAGCCAGATGGCTTGTCCCTGGATGGATTCTGGGGCCCCTGGTCTCAGGCAGTGGCTGCTGAAACACCCCGCTCCTCAG GAGAGATCGGGCTGCGTTGTTTCACCTCTGACCTGCGGTGGGTGCAGTGTGAGTGGACCTGGGATTCTGCAGATTCCAACAGCTCCCACAGCCTCTTCTATCGGTCCCAAGGGAGCAGTGATGCCTCCAG AGGCCAGGCTTGGCAGCGCTGTCAAGAGCACAGTGCAAGGCCCCAGAACACCCATGCCTGCATGTTCCAGCCCAGGAATGACAGTGACATCTTCATCTTGGTGAATATCTCTCGGAGGCACCCTGAACCAGTCCTCAGCTACTTTGGGGAGCCGTTCCGGATGCACCAGGCCG TGCTCACCAGTCCCCCAAGGATCttgcaggccaacatcagtggtGGGCAGCTGAGGCTGCAGTGGGCCCCACCAGAGGAGGAATTGGCAGAGTACATGGTGTATCAGATCCGCTACTCGGTGGAGAACAGCCTGGACTGGAAG GTCCTGCAGATCCAGCATGCGGCCAACAGTGAGACCCTGGACCTGCGTGCTGGCCCCCGCTACCTCCTCCAGGTGCGAGCCAAGCCCAATGGGCAGCAGCTCCAGGGGTTCTGGAGTGCCTGGTCAGAGACCATCGTGGTGGAGTCCCCATCTGGAGCAG GCAGCAAGGACACTGGGGAGCCTGATGCATTCACTGCTTCCTTCTCTGTCCCCGGCTGGATAATACTGAGCCTTACCATCACACTGCTCTTCTTTGTGGGACTCCTGGGGCTGAGGTGCTCTTTTCCCTCTGCGTACAG CGTGAAGCGAAAGCTCTGGCCTCCTGCCCCAGATCTGCATCGCGTCCTGGGCACTTTCCTCACTGACgacagaaagcagcagcag GCAAACACTTCATTCTACAACAAGCCCTTGGAAGATGTGATCCTACCCTGCCTCCTGGAAGTCCTTTCTGAGAGGAAGGGGGCTGAGactcccccagagcccaccctGCTGAAGACAGCATGCCCAGGGTCTGGCATCCCAGAGGGCCCCGAGGATGAAGAGGCTAGCAATCTCTCCTCTCCTCATCAGGACTACATGGTGCTgcatcccagcagccccacaggcagccgCTACGAGAACGAGTACCTGGACaacagaggggagggggatgatATCTACCTTAGGGGTCTCGCTGTGCTCCTGCTCCATGTCCCAGATGCTCACTCAGAGCTCCGGCAGGACCGGGCTGAGATCCAGTACAACGCACAGGTGCCTAGCAGCCTCCAGGCTGAACACGTGCCTTTAGAGGGGCCTGTAGACTCTGAGGAGGAGGACTGGGAGTGCCCATGCTCCGGGAAGCAGTCCATGTCCACTACAGACATTTCTAACGAGTCCTACCTGCTgatgagcagctgggagcagcagccctTCCTCTGA